The genomic interval GGGCATGGCGGTGCGGTCAGTGCTGGAAATGGACATACGAAATGCGAAACCTCTCGGAGTCTCGGCACGCGCCCAAACTCCGTGAAATCGCAAATCAATCGCAAATCGACCGCCTCAGTGCGGTCAGTCACGGTAAGGGAGAGTACGCGCCACGGGGCGCTCCAGGTCCTCGTTTTTTACGAGAACTCAACGGCGCCGGGCAATGGGATCAAACGATCTATAACCATACGCACCCTCCCCCGCTTTAGGCAAACCGGATCCCCTACACCGGCCCCACCTGCGGTGATGCCTCCGGCTCGCGCCGCATCTCCCCCCGTTCACCCATCGCCGCGGTCTGCGTGTCCGCCGCCGGCGAGGCCGAAGGAGGCGGCGGGGTCGGCTCCTGTTCGGACGGCGTGGGCGGCGGCGGCTCGGGCGTCACCGGCGGCTCGGGCTCCTCGGGCGGGCGGGTCGCCGACGGCGTGTCCTGGGGCGCCGACGGCACACCGGGACGCGGCTTGGGCCGCGCGCCGCCCTTCCCGGGCGGTTTGCCGCTCTTCGAGGGGGCGGCCGATGCCCCGGGCGACGAGCCGGGGCTCGCCGACGCGTCCCCGGCGTCCTTGCGGTCCTTGCCGCGGTCCTTGCCGTCCTTGCCGTCACGGCCCCCCGTCGCGCGTTCGCCCGTACGGCCGTGTCCGGTCCCGTTCGCCGCCGTACCGCCTTCCGCCGCCTCCGCCACCACCCCCTGCCGGGCTGTCGAACGGGACGGCGCCGGCTTGCCCCCCTCGTCGCTCACGCTCATGCAGCCTGCCGACGCCGCCACCGCGAGTGCGGCAGCGGCCAGTCGGACAGGGGCCAATCGGACAGGCTGGGGCAACTGGCGCACGGACGGCACCTCCGGGGCACGGCGAGCGGGATTTCACTGCCCAACTCCCTTTTCGCCGCAAGGGACACGCGTTGCCCCCAAGGCGGCACGCACCGCCCGCCCGGCTACCGCAGCAGCCCCTCCGCAAGATCCATCCCCAGAAAGACCGCACCGAGCCCGACCAGCAACGACGCCAGCGCATTCGCCACCGCGAGGAACTTCCAGCCGCGCTCGGCCAGTCGCAGCGTCTCGTAGGAGAACGTCGAGTACGTCGAAAGGGCCCCGCACAGCCCGGTCCCGAGCAGCGCGTACGTCCCCGAGGACACCAGAGCCCCCGTCAGCAGCCCGAGCACCAGGCTGGCGACGGCATTGACCACAAATGTCCCCCACGGGAACACCGAATCGTGCCGCACCTGCACCGCACGGTCCGTCAGATACCGCAGCGGCGCCCCGACCGCGGCCCCCACCGCCACCAGCAACCAGGTCATCGCGCCGTCGCCCCCACCGCCACCAGCACCCACGTCATCGCGCCGCCGCCCCCGCCCGCGCCACGACCGCCCGCGTCACCACCGCCGCCGCCCACACCGCACCCAGCGCCCCCGCGAACGTCCCCGCCGCGTACGCCATCGCGGTGACCGCCTCCCGCTCCTCCAGCAGCCGCGCCACATCGGCGACGTACGTCGAGAAGGTCGTGAAGCCGCCCAGCACGCCGACCCCGAGGAACGGCCGGACCAGCGGATGCCCCCGGCCGTGCTCGCTCAGCAGCACCATGAGTACGCCGATGAGCGCGCAGCCCACGACATTGACGCCGAACGTCGTCCACACGCTCCCCGGCCAGAGCACCGAAGCCCCGTACCTGGCCAGGCCTCCCAGCGCGCCGCCCGCCGAGACCGCCCCGAGCACGTGCCACTTGGCGTGTCCGGCGGTCTCGGCGCGGTCGGCCGGTACATGCAGGTCGACGTCGGGATCGATCGGCTCGGGCGCCCTCGCGCTCATCCGTAACCCAGCGCGTGCAGCCGCTCGTCGTCGATGCCGAAGTGGTGCGCGACCTCGTGGACGACGGTGATCTCGGTCTCCACGACGACGTCCTCCCTGGACTCGCACATCCGCAGCGTCGGCCACCGGTAGATGGTGATCCGGTCCGGCAGCACGCCCGCGTACCACTCACCACGGTCGGTCAGCGGTGTCCCCTCGTAGAGCCCGAGCAGCTCGGGATCGTCCGCCGGAGGCTCGTCCTCCACAAAGACCGCGACGTTGTCCATCAGTCGCGTCAGTTCCGGCGGGATCCTGTCCAGCGCTTCCGAGACAAGTTCCTCGAACTCCTCACGCGTCATCTCCAGCACCCGGCCATTGTCACCGAATTCCGGCCGCGCGGCGGGGCGCCTGTCCCGGCGGGCAGGCATGG from Streptomyces spiramyceticus carries:
- a CDS encoding metallopeptidase family protein, whose protein sequence is MLEMTREEFEELVSEALDRIPPELTRLMDNVAVFVEDEPPADDPELLGLYEGTPLTDRGEWYAGVLPDRITIYRWPTLRMCESREDVVVETEITVVHEVAHHFGIDDERLHALGYG
- a CDS encoding fluoride efflux transporter FluC; translation: MSARAPEPIDPDVDLHVPADRAETAGHAKWHVLGAVSAGGALGGLARYGASVLWPGSVWTTFGVNVVGCALIGVLMVLLSEHGRGHPLVRPFLGVGVLGGFTTFSTYVADVARLLEEREAVTAMAYAAGTFAGALGAVWAAAVVTRAVVARAGAAAR
- a CDS encoding fluoride efflux transporter FluC — encoded protein: MTWLLVAVGAAVGAPLRYLTDRAVQVRHDSVFPWGTFVVNAVASLVLGLLTGALVSSGTYALLGTGLCGALSTYSTFSYETLRLAERGWKFLAVANALASLLVGLGAVFLGMDLAEGLLR